From the Candidatus Methanoperedens sp. genome, one window contains:
- a CDS encoding TRAM domain-containing protein, with protein sequence MFTEEDKNAPVSTGGVHDVTIEGIAREGDGIARIQGFVIFVPGTKVGDKVKIKIERVMRKFAIAALDEAN encoded by the coding sequence TTGTTTACAGAAGAAGATAAAAATGCTCCAGTCTCTACAGGTGGAGTCCACGACGTCACAATCGAGGGCATCGCCAGAGAAGGAGATGGTATCGCGCGCATCCAGGGCTTTGTGATTTTTGTGCCCGGCACGAAAGTTGGCGACAAAGTCAAGATCAAAATTGAGCGTGTAATGCGAAAATTCGCAATCGCAGCGCTTGATGAAGCGAATTAA